In one Nocardia tengchongensis genomic region, the following are encoded:
- a CDS encoding SDR family NAD(P)-dependent oxidoreductase: MTAPTNGRAILLTGANGGIGRACAQALAAKGFHVYAGVRTPAPELDATGITQIVLDVTDSGSVAAAADQVAKHRDGQGLHAVINNAGVLVQGPTELVPIDEWHRQFEVNVHGPVRVIQAFLPLLRAGGGRIVNVSAGSARVAFPFLGPIGASKSALESYSESLRVELAPWRIPVSIVQPGAMRTEIFAKSTASAEAALAEADPRTVALYERQLVAFDTAAAGQRYAPPEVAAAAIVRAVGARRPKAFYTAGSDARLAIWLARIPARLRDRVFQRALGLSGIEPALAH, encoded by the coding sequence ATGACAGCACCCACCAACGGGCGCGCCATCCTGCTGACCGGCGCGAACGGCGGCATCGGCCGCGCCTGCGCACAGGCCCTGGCCGCCAAGGGATTTCACGTCTACGCCGGTGTCCGCACACCGGCGCCCGAGCTCGATGCCACCGGCATCACCCAGATCGTCCTCGATGTCACCGACTCCGGCAGCGTCGCCGCGGCCGCCGACCAGGTGGCGAAACACCGCGACGGCCAGGGCCTGCACGCCGTGATCAACAATGCGGGCGTCCTCGTGCAGGGCCCCACCGAACTGGTGCCGATCGACGAATGGCACCGCCAATTCGAGGTCAATGTGCACGGACCGGTCCGGGTCATCCAGGCGTTCCTGCCGCTGCTGCGCGCCGGCGGCGGCCGGATCGTGAACGTCAGCGCGGGCAGCGCGCGGGTCGCGTTCCCGTTCCTGGGCCCGATCGGCGCGAGCAAGTCCGCACTGGAGTCGTATTCGGAATCGCTGCGGGTCGAACTGGCCCCGTGGCGCATCCCGGTGTCGATCGTGCAGCCCGGGGCCATGCGCACCGAGATCTTCGCCAAGTCCACCGCGTCCGCCGAAGCCGCACTGGCGGAGGCGGATCCGCGCACCGTCGCGCTCTACGAACGCCAGCTCGTCGCCTTCGACACCGCCGCCGCCGGGCAGCGGTACGCCCCGCCCGAGGTGGCGGCGGCAGCCATCGTCCGCGCCGTCGGGGCGCGCCGGCCGAAGGCGTTCTACACGGCCGGATCCGATGCGCGACTGGCGATCTGGCTCGCACGTATCCCGGCCCGGCTGCGGGACCGCGTCTTCCAGCGCGCCCTCGGCCTGTCCGGCATCGAACCCGCTCTCGCCCACTGA
- a CDS encoding short-chain dehydrogenase/reductase — MELALTGRTALITGASAGIGAEIARVLAAEGCRLHLAARGKERLEELAERLRAVHDVEVHTHPADLRVAADIERLANIDGPLDILVNNAGDVPGGSLTAVDEQAWRQGWELKVFGYINLSRLVYARMKDQGKGVVVNVIGAAGERPDAEYIAGSTANAALMAFTRALGSRSWRDGLRVVGINPGPVATARITELIEKNARFAEIAADFPFGRPAHPREIADMAAFLASDRSGYTTGTVVTIDGGLSLI; from the coding sequence ATGGAACTGGCACTCACCGGGCGGACCGCCCTCATCACCGGCGCCTCCGCGGGCATCGGCGCGGAGATCGCGCGGGTACTGGCCGCCGAGGGCTGCCGACTACATCTGGCCGCCCGCGGCAAGGAACGACTCGAGGAACTCGCCGAGCGGCTGCGCGCCGTGCACGACGTGGAGGTGCACACCCATCCGGCCGACCTGCGCGTAGCCGCCGATATCGAACGGCTCGCGAATATCGATGGCCCGCTGGACATTCTGGTCAACAATGCCGGAGACGTGCCCGGCGGTTCGCTCACCGCCGTCGACGAACAGGCGTGGCGGCAGGGCTGGGAACTGAAGGTGTTCGGCTACATCAACCTGAGCCGCCTCGTCTACGCCCGCATGAAAGACCAGGGCAAGGGCGTGGTGGTGAACGTGATCGGCGCGGCCGGTGAACGACCCGACGCCGAGTACATCGCGGGCAGTACCGCCAATGCCGCACTGATGGCCTTCACCCGCGCCCTGGGCAGCCGTAGCTGGCGCGACGGGCTGCGCGTGGTCGGCATCAATCCGGGTCCGGTGGCCACCGCGCGCATCACCGAACTCATCGAGAAGAATGCCCGCTTCGCCGAGATCGCAGCGGACTTCCCCTTCGGCCGTCCGGCCCATCCACGGGAAATCGCAGATATGGCAGCGTTTCTCGCGTCGGACCGGTCGGGTTACACCACCGGGACCGTCGTCACCATCGACGGCGGTCTCAGCTTGATCTGA
- a CDS encoding TetR/AcrR family transcriptional regulator produces MGARDRLIDSAIALMRCNGIAGTGIAQLLEHSGISRRSIYLNFPGGKSELIAEATRTAGSATSALMRTVTSGTDLASAIAAFPALWREVLVSSDFAAGCPITAAALGRAESPEAADVAGETFEEWETILATRLEAEHVDPETARSLATTIIAAVEGAVVMSLATRSTAPLERAGRQMADLVALHTATTPAV; encoded by the coding sequence ATGGGTGCGCGCGACCGCCTCATCGACAGCGCCATCGCCCTGATGCGCTGCAACGGCATCGCCGGAACCGGCATCGCCCAACTGCTCGAGCACAGCGGCATCTCCCGGCGGTCCATCTATCTCAACTTCCCCGGCGGCAAGTCCGAACTGATCGCCGAGGCCACCCGCACCGCCGGCTCGGCCACCAGCGCCCTCATGCGCACCGTCACCTCCGGCACCGACCTCGCCAGCGCCATCGCGGCCTTCCCGGCGCTGTGGCGCGAAGTCCTGGTCTCCAGCGATTTCGCCGCGGGTTGCCCGATCACGGCCGCCGCCCTCGGCCGCGCCGAATCGCCGGAGGCCGCCGACGTGGCGGGGGAGACCTTCGAGGAATGGGAGACCATTCTCGCCACCCGCCTCGAGGCCGAACACGTGGATCCCGAGACTGCCCGCTCGCTGGCGACCACCATCATCGCCGCGGTCGAGGGCGCGGTGGTGATGTCGCTGGCCACCCGGTCGACCGCACCCCTGGAACGCGCAGGCCGGCAGATGGCCGACCTCGTCGCCCTGCACACGGCGACGACGCCGGCCGTCTGA
- a CDS encoding nitroreductase family deazaflavin-dependent oxidoreductase, with amino-acid sequence MPTAAAQPTLHDPLPLASGQVLPNRIMKSALSEGLANGDNAPDARLERLYARWSRGGYGLIVTGNVMVDRRHCGEPGNVAMEDERHLPALTRWAKIAKDGGAKVWVQVNHPGRQANPIVTRTRAVAPSAIAVGIPGIPAPRALTEDEIIDIIARFGNAARVAEAAGFDGVQIHGAHGYLVSQFLSPLSNQRTDAWGGDAERRRRFVLEVVRSIRAAVRPGFGVGIKLNSADFQRGGFSENESRAVIEQLSAEQVDLIEISGGSYESPAMLDRPRTVSTSTRAREAYFLDYAETARQAAGAIPIAVTGGFRSHSAMSAALADGTCDLIGLGRPTAVIPSAAANLLGERTATLPTPHITLGLPPRLAANGGLKTADGALDLQWHTDQLHLLGAGNDPDPDRSPWRTAVTMLRRNGFDAFRSKRSAAPRSAADRAARKFRTERAVGRYVMNPTVRALGKVGIRTAFASEIETVGRKSGEPRRVPVSLLFDDQGAWAICQHGLRSGWGLNISANPNVRVRQGDRWRTGTAALLPDDDVVARTRSFAPHPALAPFARGVFVALESDPVTVRITFTDN; translated from the coding sequence ATGCCGACGGCAGCCGCTCAGCCCACCCTGCACGATCCCCTGCCGCTGGCCAGCGGACAGGTTCTCCCCAATCGCATTATGAAGTCGGCCCTGAGCGAGGGTCTGGCGAATGGCGACAATGCCCCCGACGCGCGGCTGGAACGGCTCTACGCACGCTGGAGCCGCGGCGGCTACGGCCTCATCGTCACCGGCAATGTCATGGTCGACCGCCGCCACTGCGGCGAACCCGGCAATGTGGCCATGGAGGACGAACGACACCTCCCGGCCCTCACCCGCTGGGCCAAGATCGCCAAGGACGGCGGCGCGAAGGTCTGGGTGCAGGTGAATCATCCCGGACGGCAAGCCAATCCGATCGTCACCCGCACCCGCGCGGTCGCGCCGTCGGCCATCGCCGTGGGCATTCCCGGCATCCCCGCCCCGCGCGCGCTGACCGAGGACGAGATCATCGACATCATCGCCCGCTTCGGCAACGCCGCCCGGGTCGCCGAAGCCGCCGGATTCGACGGCGTCCAGATCCACGGCGCGCACGGCTATCTGGTGTCGCAGTTCCTGTCCCCGCTGTCCAACCAGCGCACCGACGCCTGGGGCGGCGACGCCGAGCGCCGCCGGCGCTTCGTGCTCGAGGTGGTCCGCAGCATCCGGGCGGCGGTGCGCCCCGGGTTCGGGGTGGGCATCAAGCTGAACTCCGCCGACTTCCAGCGCGGCGGTTTCTCCGAGAACGAATCGCGCGCGGTCATCGAACAACTGTCCGCCGAACAGGTGGACCTCATCGAGATCAGCGGCGGCAGTTACGAATCCCCCGCCATGCTGGACCGACCGCGCACCGTGTCGACCAGCACGCGTGCTCGCGAGGCCTACTTCCTCGACTACGCCGAGACCGCCCGCCAAGCCGCGGGCGCGATCCCGATCGCGGTCACCGGCGGGTTCCGCTCCCACTCGGCCATGTCCGCGGCGCTCGCGGACGGCACCTGCGACCTGATCGGCCTGGGCCGGCCGACCGCCGTGATCCCCAGTGCCGCGGCCAATCTGCTCGGCGAGCGCACCGCCACCCTGCCGACCCCGCACATCACCCTCGGACTGCCGCCGCGCCTGGCCGCCAACGGCGGGCTCAAAACCGCCGACGGCGCGCTCGACCTGCAATGGCACACCGACCAGCTGCACCTGCTGGGCGCGGGCAACGACCCCGACCCCGACCGCTCGCCGTGGCGCACCGCGGTGACCATGCTGCGCCGCAACGGTTTCGACGCCTTCCGCAGCAAGCGCTCCGCCGCGCCCCGCAGTGCCGCCGACCGGGCCGCCCGCAAGTTCCGCACCGAGCGGGCCGTGGGCCGCTACGTCATGAACCCGACCGTGCGGGCCCTGGGCAAGGTCGGCATCCGCACCGCCTTCGCGAGCGAGATCGAGACCGTCGGCCGCAAGTCCGGCGAGCCGCGCCGGGTGCCGGTATCGCTGCTCTTCGACGACCAGGGCGCCTGGGCGATCTGCCAGCACGGCCTGCGCTCGGGCTGGGGTCTCAACATCTCGGCGAACCCGAATGTCCGTGTCCGCCAGGGTGATCGCTGGCGTACCGGCACCGCGGCCCTGCTCCCGGACGACGATGTGGTGGCCCGCACCCGCAGCTTCGCCCCGCATCCGGCCCTGGCCCCGTTCGCGCGCGGCGTGTTCGTGGCGCTGGAGAGCGATCCGGTGACGGTGCGGATCACGTTCACCGACAACTGA
- a CDS encoding nuclear transport factor 2 family protein, whose protein sequence is MRRGIEERDAARLVELYAEDAELRLVDLLHPPSNPKILRGREQIGEYLDDVCARDMTHRVERLTTEGDRIAFTENCEYPGGSRVLCLATLHVDGGYIVREVGVQVWDE, encoded by the coding sequence CTGCGGCGCGGCATCGAGGAGCGCGACGCCGCGCGGCTCGTCGAGCTGTATGCCGAGGACGCCGAACTACGGTTGGTCGATCTCCTGCATCCACCCAGCAACCCGAAGATCCTGCGCGGGCGGGAACAGATCGGCGAGTACCTCGACGACGTCTGCGCTCGCGACATGACCCATCGGGTCGAGCGCCTGACCACCGAAGGCGACCGGATCGCCTTCACCGAGAACTGCGAATACCCCGGCGGCAGCCGCGTGCTGTGCCTCGCCACCCTGCACGTCGACGGCGGATACATCGTCCGTGAGGTCGGCGTCCAGGTATGGGACGAGTGA